A single region of the Triticum dicoccoides isolate Atlit2015 ecotype Zavitan chromosome 2B, WEW_v2.0, whole genome shotgun sequence genome encodes:
- the LOC119364772 gene encoding uncharacterized protein LOC119364772 isoform X2 — MGKNQAYKAMQRARLGSSSGAPGEGEEDGMTDGSFHSPEWHAARLASLNKTHTLTWEEFKKKQKDEELKRGEVEADKDKMMREYRAQLDAERAQKLGRGRDVVKSKSSSSKKEKKEKDAKKRIKKRRKKFVRKFQLIRIIK; from the exons ATGGGGAAGAACCAGGCGTACAAGGCGATGCAGCGGGCGCGGCTGGgctcgtcctccggcgcccccggcGAAGGGGAGGAAGACGGCATG ACGGACGGTTCATTTCATTCTCCAGAGTGGCACGCGGCGCGCTTGGCCAGCCTCAACAAGACCCACACCCTCACGTGGGAGGAGTTCAAGAAGAAGCAGAAG GACGAGGAACTAAAGAGAGGTGAGGTGGAGGCTGACAAAGATAAAATGATGAGAGAGTATAGAGCTCAACTGGATGCTGAAAGGGCCCAAAAGCTTGGCCGTGGAAGAGACGTTGTAAAGTCAAAATCATCATCTTCCAAGAAAG AAAAGAAGGAAAAGGACGCAAAGAAACGGATTAAAAAGAGGAGGAAG AAGTTCGTCAGAAAGTTCCAGCTCATCAGAATCATCAAGTAG
- the LOC119364772 gene encoding corepressor interacting with RBPJ 1-like isoform X1, producing MGKNQAYKAMQRARLGSSSGAPGEGEEDGMTDGSFHSPEWHAARLASLNKTHTLTWEEFKKKQKDEELKRGEVEADKDKMMREYRAQLDAERAQKLGRGRDVVKSKSSSSKKEKKEKDAKKRIKKRRKHRSSSESSSSSESSSSDDEDRGSRKSRSRSRSKRSKKDKKHRSRSKHAGSDSEEEGPVRLSKFFGNAKN from the exons ATGGGGAAGAACCAGGCGTACAAGGCGATGCAGCGGGCGCGGCTGGgctcgtcctccggcgcccccggcGAAGGGGAGGAAGACGGCATG ACGGACGGTTCATTTCATTCTCCAGAGTGGCACGCGGCGCGCTTGGCCAGCCTCAACAAGACCCACACCCTCACGTGGGAGGAGTTCAAGAAGAAGCAGAAG GACGAGGAACTAAAGAGAGGTGAGGTGGAGGCTGACAAAGATAAAATGATGAGAGAGTATAGAGCTCAACTGGATGCTGAAAGGGCCCAAAAGCTTGGCCGTGGAAGAGACGTTGTAAAGTCAAAATCATCATCTTCCAAGAAAG AAAAGAAGGAAAAGGACGCAAAGAAACGGATTAAAAAGAGGAGGAAG CACAGAAGTTCGTCAGAAAGTTCCAGCTCATCAGAATCATCAAGTAGTGATGATGAGGACAGGGGTTCAAGAAAATCCCGATCCCGATCAAGATCAAAGCGAAGTAAGAAAGATAAGAAGCACAGGTCCCGATCCAAGCATGCCGGAAGTGACAGCGAGGAGGAAGGCCCTGTTCGCCTCTCGAAATTCTTTGGGAATGCAAAGAATTAG